The genomic DNA TCTTATTGGGGCGGGTGGGTTAAGTTTGGCTTGCGCACGTTGAGTATTTTATTATTTGGCCTTGTTTTAGATTATGCAAGGATTCACGCGGTTCTTACTGATGAAAAAAGAATGCGGGTTTCGGTGTGGCGAGGAATTAAATTTGCCTTTGGGAATATCGGTAGGACATTTGGTTTGACATTTATCCTGTTTTTAGCGGGAGCAGTTGTTCTCGTAATTTACAACCCAATCTCCAACGCTTTGGCTGCACCTAATGTGTTGGTTGTCATCGCTTTATTTCTACTTCAGCAGACTTATATGATGTTCCGCATGACCTTGCGCTTAACATTGTTTGCGAGTCAATTGAATTTATATAACAAGCTTTCTACGGAGAGTGAGGAAGTGACAGTGCCGGCTGCGGCAGAACCAGGCTTAGCTGGCGCAGTTTGAGGTTTCTTTAATAAAGTCTCTCATTGGAAGAAAAGAGAGATGTGCGTTTCGAACAGATCGTAACTCGCAAAATCCCGTTCCAAAGGTCGAGCTTTGGAACGCAATTGCAGAAGAAGTTTCACTTCCTGTATTCCGGTTTTGTCGAAGCAGAGCTTCTCGCCCAATTGCGTGGCCAAACCGGAGTTTGGGCACGACGTGTGAAACAGCGCTTCGAGAATTGAAGAGCAAGAGTAAGGGTGGGAATTGCCCAAAAAAATCAATCTTCTAGGTTTGCTTCAGGCGTTCGATCAATTTCGCGGCATCGTTCGGATAAATATGAAAATCGTTATAGCGCACAACCCCTTGCTTGTCTATGATAATTGTCCAGGGCGTTCCGCCGGTACGGTAGCTGGCCATAAGCTTGGACCGATGGCCGCGGGTGCCGCTCTGTCCAATGGGTATGTTTAACTTATACTTTTTGGCTACTTCTTTGGCCTGTTCAATGCCGTTGGAAGAAAAACCCTCAAAAGTAGTTTGCACGGCGACAATGGCAACGTCTTTATCATTTTTGTATTGTTTGATAACTTCTTTAAGAGTCGGAAAGCCATACTTGTGACATCCCGGACACCACGATTGGAAACAGTACAAGTAAATCACTTTGTCCTTAAAGTCGGCTACATCCAAAGATTTCTTATCCTCAGGTAATTGAAACCAAGCTGAAACTTCCCAGGAAGGCGCCTTTTGATTTAAGATTCCACGTGTGGGGTTAACGGCTTCTGTTTCTAATGATAATGCAAAAAGTATTGGGATGATAAAAAGCGCTTTGGTTTTCATTCAACAGTCCTCTCTTTTCTAATTCCAATAAGTTTTACCAAATATAACATGAAAATGGTGTTAAGGGGGTTAGTAAATCAGACCTAACTCGTCTTTGAGGTGTGAGTCGGACAGTCTGTTTTTTGACCAGTAATCTAACAAAATCGAATGCGTTTTGACTGCTCGCGTCGTCATCATTTTGGCACTTGGGCCATAGCCGCTCATTTGGCTTTCTTCCCATTCCATAATTCTATGAGGAAAATCCTTTTCAAATTTAATGGCAAGTTTTCTTTTGAGTTTCTTGTATGCAATTGTGTACACTAGCAGTTCGCCTGCGTCTGAGAGTTTGGCAGTTGCTGTTTCAACTTTCAATGGCGTGTGCCGCAAGCGAGCAAACTGCAAACCGGGAATTATTTCGATTTCACCGGTTGGCAAAGATTCCGGCGCCAGGCGAATTTTTGTCCAGACTTCGTCTTCCAAAAGTGCTGCGTCTAATTTAAAGTTTTGATCGCTTTCATTTTGAAAATAGGAGCGAAGTAATCCCTCGATTTTGCCGTTGCGATTGTTGAGCTGCATAAACGTCTGGCCGCACCACTCCTGGTTTGAAGAAGTCACTTTCAAAGTAGACTGTTTGTCGACTTCCACCGGCGTAAAAACCGAAGTCATCATTGAATAAGGATAAATTCCCGTATAAAATTT from candidate division KSB1 bacterium includes the following:
- a CDS encoding TlpA family protein disulfide reductase, with the protein product MKTKALFIIPILFALSLETEAVNPTRGILNQKAPSWEVSAWFQLPEDKKSLDVADFKDKVIYLYCFQSWCPGCHKYGFPTLKEVIKQYKNDKDVAIVAVQTTFEGFSSNGIEQAKEVAKKYKLNIPIGQSGTRGHRSKLMASYRTGGTPWTIIIDKQGVVRYNDFHIYPNDAAKLIERLKQT
- a CDS encoding septum formation inhibitor Maf, whose translation is MKLLNTLKFIFLLILTFNFSNCSSAGSKENKAASTDRDAFNKYWYAGKAEITRYELDQARYGEIRKGDAVLIFVTEPFLTDKQVKHEFGDSKNSTSVLKLNSIKKFYTGIYPYSMMTSVFTPVEVDKQSTLKVTSSNQEWCGQTFMQLNNRNGKIEGLLRSYFQNESDQNFKLDAALLEDEVWTKIRLAPESLPTGEIEIIPGLQFARLRHTPLKVETATAKLSDAGELLVYTIAYKKLKRKLAIKFEKDFPHRIMEWEESQMSGYGPSAKMMTTRAVKTHSILLDYWSKNRLSDSHLKDELGLIY